In Apium graveolens cultivar Ventura chromosome 10, ASM990537v1, whole genome shotgun sequence, the following are encoded in one genomic region:
- the LOC141691615 gene encoding putative mitochondrial protein AtMg00310: protein MFFRASGVEARIVRNVLGRYENLSGQAINFNKSSVIFSPNTRTRERNQVCQILQVSEVSEPGRYLGMPMNVGKKKVSVFHFLTDRVKKKLQSWGTKLISKGGKCTLLKTAAQTIPNFWMNLFLIPNEVCESMEVQINGYWWGHGQNNKGIRWKNWDKLCVMKEAGRLGFKKLRNFNISMLAKQAWLLINNDNPLVTTCMKAKYIPGRDFLTAKLGANPSYMWRSILAAQEVVKRGCRRRICDGKQTEIGRFHGSHVQKMAS, encoded by the coding sequence ATGTTTTTCAGGGCATCTGGAGTGGAAGCAAGAATTGTGAGAAACGTGCTCGGTCGGTATGAAAATTTGTCTGGACAGGCTATCAACTTTAATAAGTCAAGTGTGATTTTTAGTCCAAATACAAGGACTCGGGAAAGAAATCAGGTCTGCCAAATTTTGCAAGTCAGTGAAGTTTCTGAACCTGGACGATACCTGGGAATGCCAATGAATGTGGGGAAAAAGAAGGTATCAGTGTTTCATTTTTTAACTGATCGAGTTAAGAAAAAATTACAGAGCTGGGGTACTAAATTGATTTCAAAGGGTGGGAAATGTACACTGTTGAAAACAGCTGCTCAGACGATTCCAAATTTTTGGATGAACTTGTTCCTAATTCCTAACGAAGTCTGTGAAAGTATGGAGGTGCAGATAAATGGTTATTGGTGGGGTCATGGTCagaataataaaggaataagATGGAAAAATTGGGATAAGCTATGTGTGATGAAAGAAGCTGGTAGACTAGGTTTCAAGAAGCTGAGAAATTTTAATATCTCTATGCTAGCTAAGCAAGCCTGGCTACTAATCAATAATGACAATCCATTAGTCACGACGTGTATGAAGGCAAAATATATTCCTGGTAGAGACTTCCTAACAGCTAAACTAGGAGCAAACCCTAGTTATATGTGGAGGAGTATATTAGCTGCGCAAGAAGTAGTGAAGAGAGGGTGTAGAAGGAGAATTTGTGATGGAAAACAAACTGAAATTGGAAGGTTCCATGGCTCCCATGTGCAGAAAATGGCTTCATGA
- the LOC141688912 gene encoding uncharacterized protein LOC141688912 produces MVRAICRRTFFFSIINTHTHTPLLSLHFTFHRRIVLLPDGHKEGYGDHISIYLSVANKKSLADGKEVHAIYRFFLFDQIRGKYLTVQVIIRNARRFDSVKYKWGFSKFISLQEFEDPTNGFLVDGTCILGAEVYVIWSSGHVIQSPGVRECLSISNFENVTYNYKWKVTGFSELVDDHCFSDTFDVGSYKWRLCLYPKGDSDNRGCSLSFFLDLMDPPKNFSAQHVKAEYTITLNDQINKKHHIHIDTNWFGPSTWHSWGWGSFIQLKDLKDRAKKGFIVDDCCEFEARMTLFCNTHLKPLHF; encoded by the exons ATGGTACGTGCTATTTGCAGACGTACATTTTTTTTCTCGATaattaacacacacacacacacgcccCTTTTATCTTTGCACTTTACTTTCCACAGGAGGATTGTACTTCTTCCGGATGGCCATAAGGAAGGTTATGGAGATCATATCTCTATATACTTGTCGGTGGCAAACAAGAAGAGTCTAGCCGATGGCAAAGAGGTTCATGCTATTTACAGGTTCTTTTTGTTTGACCAAATTCGAGGAAAGTATCTaactgttcaagttataatta GGAATGCGAGGCGTTTTGACAGTGTGAAATACAAATGGGGATTTTCGAAGTTCATTTCTTTGCAAGAATTCGAAGATCCAACCAATGGATTTTTAGTAGATGGCACTTGTATTCTTGGAGCTGAGGTTTATGTAATCTGGAGCTCAGGCCATGTTATCCAGAGCCCGGGTGTTCGTGAATGCCTTTCAATATCGAATTTTGAAAATGTTACCTATAACTACAAATGGAAGGTCACCGGGTTCTCCGAGTTGGTAGATGATCATTGTTTTTCAGATACATTTGATGTTGGAAGTTACAAATG GCGGCTATGTCTCTATCCAAAAGGTGACTCGGATAATAGAGGTTGTAGCCTTTCATTCTTTCTTGATTTAATGGATCCCCCAAAAAACTTTTCTGCCCAGCATGTGAAAGCAGAGTACACAATCACACTTAACGACCAGATCAATAAGAAACACCACATACACATAG ACACAAACTGGTTCGGTCCTTCAACTTGGCATTCGTGGGGTTGGGGTTCTTTCATTCAGCTAAAGGATCTAAAAGACCGGGCTAAAAAAGGATTTATAGTTGACGATTGTTGCGAATTTGAGGCTCGAATGACCTTGTTCTGTAATACTCATCTAAAGCCTCTACATTTTTGA
- the LOC141691612 gene encoding uncharacterized protein LOC141691612, which yields MTTGNACSVGVCSLMQIEQKQWDEEVLLDICNERDKNLIKKIPLSKREDHDAWFWFPDEKGCFTVKSCYRLLQGEVDAPYAKCVQVDTTCQWCRQDQETDVHVLFGCEIEIATWVAVDLQTSISILREDNVFDIIRRAFDRCNMEQCTLVVLICWSIWTRINKWVWEKINMSVFGIKAAALNILTEWKQAHEQKMTSGTGGAAPLAVRKWERPQD from the coding sequence ATGACCACAGGAAATGCATGTTCAGTTGGGGTATGTAGTTTAATGCAGATAGAGCAAAAGCAATGGGATGAGGAGGTATTGTTGGATATTTGCAACGAGAGAGATAAAAATCTAATTAAAAAGATTCCGTTATCAAAAAGAGAAGATCATGATGCTTGGTTCTGGTTTCCGGATGAGAAGGGCTGCTTCACAGTAAAGAGCTGCTACAGGTTATTACAGGGGGAAGTTGATGCACCATATGCAAAATGTGTGCAAGTCGATACAACCTGTCAGTGGTGTCGACAGGACCAAGAAACAGATGTCCATGTACTGTTTGGCTGTGAAATAGAGATTGCAACTTGGGTGGCAGTTGATCTGCAAACAAGTATTAGCATACTACGGGAGGATAATGTGTTTGATATTATACGGAGAGCCTTTGATAGGTGCAATATGGAGCAGTGTACATTGGTGGTATTAATTTGTTGGAGTATCTGGACTAGAATAAATAAGTGGGTATGGGAGAAAATTAATATGTCCGTTTTTGGCATCAAAGCAGCTGCTTTAAACATACTTACTGAATGGAAACAAGCTCATGAACAAAAGATGACATCTGGTACAGGTGGTGCAGCTCCACTTGCGGTTCGAAAATGGGAGAGACCTCAGGATTAG